One genomic segment of Micromonospora sp. WMMC415 includes these proteins:
- a CDS encoding ECF subfamily RNA polymerase sigma factor, BldN family — MTTFGYADRPLGLTGPGPRPVMNERPVARGPVEDTGSLTTRGDGASSRVRNRPHHNEAPARPATPGGNAKPIGGRVATPARPTMPVQGRRAADPPATADPSTTETAVLPAVSAATPGTTTGFPSRPDPSDPATEVWALVERAQAGEAEAFGLIYDRYVDTVFRFVYFRVGNRQLAEDLTSDTFLRALKRIGSFTWQGRDLGAWLVTIARNLVADHFKSGRYRLEVTTGDVLDADREDRGPEGSPEAAVVEHITNVALLSAVKQLNPEQQECIVLRFLQGFSVAETARAMGKNEGAIKALQYRAVRALARLLPDGFQP; from the coding sequence ATGACGACCTTCGGCTACGCGGACCGCCCGCTCGGTCTGACCGGTCCGGGCCCGCGCCCCGTGATGAACGAACGGCCGGTCGCCCGCGGCCCGGTGGAGGACACCGGAAGCCTCACCACGCGTGGCGACGGGGCGTCGAGCCGCGTGCGCAACCGACCACACCACAACGAGGCGCCGGCGAGACCGGCCACACCGGGCGGGAACGCCAAGCCGATCGGGGGCCGGGTCGCGACACCGGCCCGACCGACGATGCCGGTGCAGGGCCGACGGGCCGCCGACCCGCCGGCCACGGCCGACCCGTCCACCACCGAGACCGCGGTGCTGCCGGCGGTGTCCGCCGCCACGCCGGGCACCACGACCGGCTTCCCCAGCCGCCCCGACCCGTCCGACCCGGCCACCGAGGTCTGGGCGCTGGTCGAGCGGGCGCAGGCCGGTGAGGCCGAGGCCTTCGGTCTGATCTACGACCGGTACGTCGACACGGTCTTCCGGTTCGTCTACTTCCGGGTCGGCAACCGCCAGTTGGCGGAGGACCTGACGTCCGACACCTTCCTGCGCGCGCTGAAACGGATCGGCAGCTTCACCTGGCAGGGCCGGGACCTCGGGGCGTGGCTGGTGACCATCGCCCGCAACCTGGTCGCGGACCACTTCAAGTCCGGCCGGTACCGGCTGGAGGTGACCACCGGGGACGTCCTCGACGCCGACCGTGAGGACCGGGGGCCGGAAGGCAGCCCGGAGGCGGCGGTGGTCGAGCACATCACGAACGTCGCCCTGCTCAGCGCCGTCAAGCAGCTCAACCCCGAGCAGCAGGAGTGCATCGTGCTCCGCTTTCTCCAGGGCTTCTCGGTCGCGGAGACGGCCCGGGCGATGGGCAAGAACGAGGGCGCGATCAAGGCCTTGCAGTACCGAGCGGTACGCGCGCTGGCGCGGCTGCTGCCCGACGGCTTCCAACCGTGA
- a CDS encoding AMP-binding protein — protein MVTVRRADTRRGWPAWHGRPTPAVPDSATVQDAAGNTVSTLADRLRRAATTRGDRPALHWRDETLTWSELDAAVTAVAHALATQAVAADRHPPRVAIALGNTPDFVVSYLATLRAGLVAVPVNPAFTARELTHVLADSGASVLIGTPPVRDRVADVAGELPALAAVHTAPPTGDGDGGFPTRGGDDLAVLLYTSGTEGRPKGAMLSHRALAANHEQVDRIEPPVVGPDDTLLLALPLFHAYGLNSGLGAVVHHGATGVLVDDLGGDAGLAEIARHRVTVLVGVPSMVAAWSTADAGTATAALASVRVAVCGAAPLEPAAAARFSEVTGLPVHVGYGLTETAPVLTSTLVGGEPKPGSIGRPLPGVDLRLVAPDGTDLWRDGVAVPDDDADELDIADTAPGTDPGQIVVRGANLFSGYWPDGRGGPDAEGWWATGDVAYADDDGDLFLVDRIGELILVNGFNVYPHEVELVLAAHPGVAESAVLGVPHPRTGETVQAYVVPEPGRAVTVQDVLAHCARNLARFKCPTAVEFVDELPYSAIGKVRKTLLRPPAGATPAPPAPTAPASHPPVRTGATEETDA, from the coding sequence ATGGTGACTGTCCGACGGGCCGACACCCGGCGTGGCTGGCCGGCGTGGCATGGCCGGCCGACCCCGGCTGTGCCAGACTCAGCGACCGTGCAGGACGCAGCAGGAAACACCGTGTCGACCCTCGCCGACCGGCTCCGCCGGGCGGCCACCACCCGCGGCGACCGTCCCGCGCTGCACTGGCGCGACGAGACCCTGACCTGGTCCGAACTGGACGCCGCCGTGACCGCCGTCGCGCACGCGCTGGCCACCCAGGCGGTCGCCGCCGACCGGCACCCGCCCCGGGTCGCGATCGCGCTCGGCAACACGCCGGACTTCGTGGTCAGCTACCTGGCCACGCTCCGCGCCGGCCTGGTCGCGGTGCCGGTCAACCCCGCCTTCACCGCCCGCGAACTGACCCACGTTCTGGCTGACTCCGGTGCGTCCGTGCTGATCGGCACCCCGCCGGTCCGCGACCGGGTCGCCGACGTGGCCGGTGAGCTGCCGGCCCTCGCCGCCGTGCACACCGCGCCCCCGACGGGGGACGGCGACGGCGGCTTTCCCACCCGGGGCGGTGACGACCTCGCCGTGCTGCTGTACACCTCCGGCACCGAGGGACGGCCGAAGGGGGCGATGCTGTCGCACCGCGCCCTGGCGGCCAACCACGAGCAGGTCGACCGCATCGAGCCGCCCGTCGTGGGCCCGGACGACACGCTGCTGCTCGCCTTGCCGCTGTTCCACGCGTACGGGCTCAACTCCGGGCTCGGTGCGGTCGTCCACCATGGCGCCACCGGTGTGCTCGTCGACGACCTCGGCGGCGACGCGGGGCTGGCGGAGATCGCCCGGCACCGGGTGACCGTGCTGGTCGGCGTACCGTCCATGGTCGCGGCCTGGTCCACGGCGGACGCCGGGACCGCCACGGCGGCGCTGGCGTCGGTGCGGGTGGCGGTCTGCGGCGCGGCGCCGCTGGAGCCGGCCGCCGCGGCACGCTTCAGCGAGGTCACCGGGCTGCCGGTGCACGTCGGGTACGGGCTGACCGAGACCGCTCCGGTGCTCACCTCCACCCTCGTGGGCGGGGAGCCGAAGCCCGGCTCGATCGGCCGTCCGCTGCCCGGCGTCGACCTGCGCCTGGTCGCCCCGGACGGCACCGACCTGTGGCGGGACGGTGTGGCGGTGCCCGACGACGACGCCGACGAGCTGGACATCGCCGACACCGCACCCGGCACCGACCCGGGCCAGATCGTGGTGCGCGGGGCCAACCTGTTCTCCGGCTACTGGCCGGACGGGCGAGGCGGGCCCGACGCCGAGGGCTGGTGGGCGACCGGGGACGTGGCGTACGCCGACGACGACGGCGACCTGTTCCTGGTCGACCGGATCGGCGAGCTGATCCTGGTCAACGGCTTCAACGTCTACCCGCACGAGGTCGAGCTGGTGCTCGCCGCGCACCCGGGCGTGGCGGAGTCGGCGGTACTGGGTGTGCCGCACCCGCGGACCGGCGAGACTGTCCAGGCGTACGTGGTGCCGGAGCCGGGGCGGGCGGTGACGGTGCAGGACGTGCTCGCCCACTGCGCCCGCAACCTCGCCCGCTTCAAGTGCCCGACCGCCGTCGAGTTCGTCGACGAGTTGCCGTACTCGGCGATCGGGAAGGTCCGCAAGACGCTGCTCCGGCCACCGGCCGGGGCGACGCCCGCGCCGCCGGCCCCGACGGCGCCGGCCAGCCACCCGCCGGTCCGGACCGGCGCGACGGAGGAGACCGATGCGTGA
- a CDS encoding glutaredoxin family protein, with amino-acid sequence MREPRLTLITRPDCHLCEDAKAALDRVVSVTGDRWIEKDVTGDIELEREYGDRLPVVLLDGKEHGYWRVEEERLLRDLTTPQL; translated from the coding sequence ATGCGTGAACCCCGCCTCACCCTGATCACCCGGCCGGACTGCCACCTCTGCGAGGACGCGAAGGCCGCGCTGGACCGGGTGGTGTCGGTCACCGGGGACCGGTGGATCGAGAAGGACGTGACCGGCGACATCGAGCTGGAGCGGGAGTACGGCGACCGGTTGCCGGTGGTGCTGCTCGACGGCAAGGAGCACGGCTACTGGCGCGTCGAGGAGGAGCGCCTGCTGCGCGACCTCACCACCCCGCAGCTCTGA
- a CDS encoding HAD family hydrolase produces the protein MTPAHPHLVWDWNGTLLNDLDLVVASTNAAFASVGGPAVTADEHRVRFRRPIADYYAEVLGQAVDEDAFGRLDRIFHDAYRDGLITCALAHDAVEAMSSWPGGQSLLSMWFHDELVPAVHTYGLTGRFLRVDGLRATVGGDRKAESLGRHLAELGIDGRDVVLVGDSLDDADAALSVGGRAVLYTGGFTDPARLRSSGHPVADTLTEAVTLARTL, from the coding sequence ATGACCCCTGCGCACCCCCACCTGGTATGGGACTGGAACGGCACCCTGCTCAACGACCTGGACCTGGTCGTGGCGTCCACCAACGCGGCGTTCGCCAGCGTCGGCGGGCCGGCGGTCACCGCCGACGAGCACCGGGTCCGGTTCCGCCGGCCGATCGCGGACTACTACGCGGAGGTGCTCGGGCAGGCGGTCGACGAGGACGCGTTCGGCCGGCTCGACAGGATCTTCCACGACGCGTACCGGGACGGGCTGATTACCTGCGCGCTGGCCCACGACGCGGTCGAGGCGATGTCGTCCTGGCCGGGCGGGCAGTCGCTGCTGTCCATGTGGTTCCACGACGAGCTGGTGCCGGCCGTCCACACGTACGGGTTGACCGGCCGCTTCCTGCGGGTCGACGGGCTGCGGGCGACGGTCGGCGGTGACCGCAAGGCCGAGTCGCTGGGCCGGCACCTTGCCGAGCTGGGAATCGACGGCCGGGACGTGGTGCTGGTCGGCGACTCCCTGGACGACGCCGACGCCGCCTTGTCCGTGGGTGGCCGCGCGGTCCTCTACACCGGCGGCTTCACCGATCCGGCCCGGCTGAGGTCCTCCGGCCACCCGGTGGCCGACACCCTCACCGAAGCGGTGACCCTGGCCCGCACCCTGTAA
- a CDS encoding response regulator transcription factor, translating to MRIVIADDAVLLREGLVRLLTERGHQVVSAVGDGDALVAAVVAHRPDVSIVDVRMPPSHTDEGLRAAVEARRLVPRTPILVLSQYVEVSYADDLLATGAGIGYLLKDRVAAIGEFLDALERVSRGGTVLDPEVIGQLFARRRRDDPLRGLTPREREVLALMAEGHSNTAIARALVVTDGAVEKHVRNIFTKLDLPPDTEQHRRVRAVLTYLRT from the coding sequence ATGCGGATCGTGATCGCCGACGACGCCGTCCTGCTCCGGGAGGGGCTGGTCCGGCTGCTCACTGAGCGCGGGCACCAGGTGGTGTCCGCCGTCGGCGACGGTGACGCCCTGGTGGCGGCGGTGGTGGCGCACCGCCCGGACGTGTCGATCGTCGACGTCCGGATGCCCCCGTCGCACACCGACGAGGGGTTGCGGGCGGCGGTGGAGGCCCGCCGGCTGGTGCCCCGGACCCCGATCCTGGTGCTGTCCCAGTACGTCGAGGTGTCGTACGCCGACGACCTGCTCGCCACCGGGGCCGGGATCGGTTACCTGCTCAAGGACCGGGTGGCCGCGATCGGTGAGTTCCTCGACGCGCTGGAGCGGGTCTCCCGCGGCGGCACCGTGCTCGACCCCGAGGTGATCGGCCAGCTCTTCGCCCGGCGCCGCCGCGACGACCCGCTGCGCGGCCTGACGCCGCGGGAGCGGGAGGTGCTCGCCCTGATGGCCGAGGGCCACTCCAACACCGCCATCGCCCGCGCCCTGGTGGTGACGGACGGTGCGGTGGAGAAGCACGTCCGCAACATCTTCACCAAGCTCGACCTGCCGCCCGACACGGAACAGCACCGCCGGGTCCGGGCCGTCCTGACCTACCTCCGGACCTGA
- a CDS encoding sensor histidine kinase — MTAVPVGSAPAPATPVHSLARQVLRDSGYVLFGLPLALVGFVLTVAGISLTAALLVTTLGLPVLAGTLYAARALADLERLRLPAVLHLPRVRPDYLTPTPDARFWRRVVVPLRDLQSWLDLLHAFGKLLVALPTVVVLIVWWAVGVAGTLYGAYDWAIPRGPDDQDLSQLLGMGDGTAARIFLNTAIGVFFLFTLPLVARACARLQAGLARSLLTGVAEMRNRITTLEEQKRAAVSAEASALRRLERDIHDGPQQRLVRLAMDLSRAREQLASDPEAARRTLDEAVGQTRETLAELRALSRGIAPPILVDRGLPSALAALAGRGLIPIELRVDPALGAFGGRLDPAVESTAYFVVAEALTNVAKHSRATECRVTVERDGPLLRVAVADDGDGGAHLAKGHGLAGIADRVRAAGGRFTVTSPPGGPTEVRADLPR; from the coding sequence ATGACCGCCGTACCAGTGGGCAGCGCGCCGGCCCCCGCCACGCCCGTCCACAGCCTCGCCCGCCAGGTCCTGCGCGACTCGGGCTACGTGCTGTTCGGCCTGCCGCTCGCGCTGGTCGGCTTCGTGCTGACCGTGGCCGGGATCTCACTCACCGCCGCCCTGCTGGTCACCACGCTCGGCCTGCCGGTCCTCGCCGGCACCCTGTACGCGGCCCGGGCCCTGGCCGACCTCGAACGGCTCCGGCTTCCCGCCGTGCTGCACCTTCCCCGCGTCCGCCCGGACTACCTGACGCCCACCCCGGACGCGCGGTTCTGGCGCCGCGTCGTGGTGCCGCTGCGTGATCTCCAGTCCTGGCTCGACCTGCTGCACGCCTTCGGCAAGCTGCTGGTGGCGCTGCCGACCGTGGTCGTGCTGATCGTCTGGTGGGCGGTCGGCGTCGCCGGCACGCTCTACGGGGCGTACGACTGGGCGATCCCGCGGGGCCCGGACGACCAGGACCTCAGCCAGCTCCTCGGGATGGGCGACGGCACCGCCGCACGGATCTTCCTGAACACCGCCATCGGCGTGTTCTTCCTGTTCACGTTGCCACTGGTCGCCCGCGCCTGCGCCCGGCTCCAGGCCGGCCTGGCCCGTTCCCTGCTGACCGGCGTCGCCGAGATGCGCAACCGGATCACCACGCTCGAGGAGCAGAAGCGCGCCGCGGTGTCCGCCGAGGCGAGCGCGCTGCGCCGGTTGGAACGCGACATCCACGACGGGCCGCAGCAGCGCCTGGTCCGCCTCGCCATGGACCTCAGCCGGGCCCGCGAGCAGCTCGCCTCCGATCCGGAGGCGGCCCGCCGGACGCTGGACGAGGCGGTCGGCCAGACCCGCGAGACCCTCGCCGAACTGCGCGCCCTGTCCCGGGGTATCGCGCCGCCCATCCTGGTCGACCGGGGCCTGCCCAGCGCCCTCGCCGCGCTCGCCGGGCGCGGGCTGATCCCGATCGAGCTGCGGGTCGACCCGGCGCTCGGCGCGTTCGGCGGTCGGCTCGACCCGGCGGTCGAGAGCACGGCGTACTTCGTCGTCGCGGAGGCCCTGACCAACGTGGCGAAGCACAGCCGGGCCACCGAGTGCCGCGTCACCGTGGAACGGGACGGCCCGCTGCTGCGGGTCGCGGTGGCGGACGACGGCGACGGCGGCGCGCACCTGGCCAAGGGCCACGGGCTGGCCGGGATCGCCGACCGCGTCCGGGCGGCCGGGGGCCGGTTCACCGTGACCAGCCCGCCCGGCGGCCCCACCGAGGTACGCGCGGACCTCCCGCGGTGA
- a CDS encoding redox-sensing transcriptional repressor Rex gives MSQHRHPGAPDRPGAVPALPDLPEATVARLPEYLRALHNLAESGHETVSSEGLASAAGVNSAKLRKDLSHLGSYGTRGVGYDVALLIDQIEYVLGLTQRRSVALVGVGNLGHALAGYDGFATRGFRIAALFDADPSRVGEEINGLVVQHVDELPRIAAEESIAIGVIATPAAAAQRVADQLVAGGVTSILNFAPCVLSVPDGVDVRKVDLAIELQILSFHEHRKASLTALPATGGSTLTALAGGLAVTDSQEAIGT, from the coding sequence ATGAGTCAGCACCGCCACCCGGGCGCGCCCGACCGCCCCGGCGCCGTCCCCGCGCTGCCGGACCTGCCCGAGGCGACCGTCGCGCGGCTCCCCGAGTACCTCCGTGCCCTGCACAACCTCGCCGAGAGCGGCCACGAGACGGTGTCCAGCGAGGGGCTCGCCAGCGCCGCCGGGGTGAACTCCGCCAAGCTCCGCAAGGACCTGTCGCACCTGGGGTCGTACGGCACCCGGGGCGTGGGCTACGACGTGGCCCTGCTGATCGACCAGATCGAGTACGTGCTCGGGCTCACCCAACGGCGGTCGGTCGCCCTGGTCGGGGTGGGTAACCTCGGTCACGCCCTGGCCGGTTACGACGGCTTCGCCACCCGTGGCTTCCGCATCGCTGCCCTCTTCGACGCCGACCCGTCCCGCGTCGGCGAGGAGATCAACGGCCTGGTCGTCCAGCACGTCGACGAGCTGCCCCGGATCGCCGCCGAGGAGTCGATCGCGATCGGCGTGATCGCCACCCCCGCCGCCGCCGCGCAGCGCGTCGCCGACCAGCTCGTCGCCGGCGGCGTCACCAGCATCCTGAACTTCGCGCCCTGCGTGCTCTCGGTGCCCGACGGCGTCGACGTGCGCAAGGTCGACCTCGCCATCGAGCTGCAGATCCTGTCCTTCCACGAGCACCGCAAGGCGTCCCTGACCGCGCTCCCCGCCACCGGCGGGTCCACCCTCACCGCCCTTGCCGGCGGTCTCGCGGTCACCGACTCCCAGGAGGCGATCGGCACGTGA
- a CDS encoding glutamyl-tRNA reductase, translating to MKLLVVGASYRTAPVATLEQLAVAPADLTRTLDRLVAQPYVSEAVLVSTCNRVEVYAAVSGFHGGLGDICAVLAEQAGCQPAALANHLYVHFDAAAVDHAFRVATGLDSMVVGEAQILGQLRDAYHWASGADTTGRLMHELMQQALRVGKRAHSETGIDRAGQSVVTAALDLAAELLDGDLTGRPALVVGAGAMGSLGVATLSRLGAGPITVTNRGADRAVRLAESYGATAAPLAELTATLSTVDIVVAATAATEPVLTREVVTRALADRDPARGPLVLLDLAVPRDVEVGVADLPGVEVIDIDRMAAVIADGPAAADAAAVERIVGGEVDAFLTWLRGADVAPTVAALRGRADDVVSAELRRLAQRRPDLTDDQRAEVARTVHRVVQRLLHQPTVRVRQLAAEPGGDQYAALLRELFDLQVPQTSPVDTVPDVVEPEAVPPLDGAAGLSPLDGAAGFTPRGHVADVPPTGGER from the coding sequence GTGAAACTGCTCGTCGTCGGCGCGTCCTACCGCACCGCTCCGGTCGCCACGCTGGAGCAGCTCGCGGTCGCCCCCGCCGACCTCACCCGCACCCTGGACCGGCTGGTCGCCCAGCCGTACGTGAGCGAGGCCGTGCTCGTCTCCACCTGCAACCGGGTGGAGGTCTACGCCGCGGTGTCCGGCTTCCACGGCGGCCTCGGCGACATCTGCGCCGTCCTGGCCGAGCAGGCCGGCTGCCAGCCGGCGGCGCTCGCCAACCACCTGTACGTGCACTTCGACGCCGCCGCCGTCGACCATGCCTTCCGGGTGGCCACCGGTCTCGACTCGATGGTGGTGGGCGAGGCGCAGATCCTCGGCCAGCTCCGTGACGCGTACCACTGGGCGTCCGGTGCCGACACGACCGGCCGGCTGATGCACGAGCTGATGCAGCAGGCGCTGCGGGTGGGCAAGCGCGCCCACTCCGAGACCGGCATCGACCGGGCCGGGCAGAGCGTCGTCACCGCTGCGCTCGACCTCGCCGCCGAACTGCTCGACGGCGACCTGACCGGCCGTCCGGCGCTGGTCGTCGGGGCGGGGGCCATGGGGTCACTCGGCGTGGCGACCCTCTCCCGGCTGGGTGCCGGGCCGATCACCGTGACCAACCGCGGCGCCGACCGGGCGGTCCGGCTGGCCGAGTCGTACGGCGCCACCGCCGCGCCGCTGGCCGAGCTGACCGCGACGCTCTCCACGGTGGACATCGTGGTGGCCGCCACCGCCGCCACCGAGCCGGTCCTCACCCGCGAGGTCGTGACCCGGGCGCTCGCCGACCGGGACCCGGCCCGCGGCCCGCTGGTCCTGCTCGACCTGGCCGTCCCGCGTGACGTCGAGGTCGGCGTCGCCGACCTGCCCGGCGTCGAGGTGATCGACATCGACCGGATGGCCGCCGTGATCGCCGACGGGCCGGCCGCCGCCGACGCCGCCGCCGTCGAGCGGATCGTCGGCGGCGAGGTCGACGCCTTCCTCACCTGGCTGCGGGGCGCCGACGTCGCGCCGACCGTGGCCGCCCTGCGGGGCCGCGCCGACGACGTGGTCAGCGCCGAGCTGCGCCGGCTCGCCCAGCGCCGCCCCGACCTCACCGACGACCAGCGCGCCGAGGTGGCCCGGACGGTGCACCGCGTCGTCCAGCGCCTGCTGCACCAGCCGACCGTGCGGGTCCGCCAGCTCGCCGCCGAACCCGGCGGCGACCAGTACGCTGCCCTGCTGCGCGAGCTGTTCGACCTCCAGGTGCCGCAGACCTCACCGGTCGACACCGTTCCCGACGTGGTGGAGCCCGAGGCCGTTCCACCGCTCGACGGCGCCGCCGGCCTTTCACCGCTCGACGGCGCCGCCGGCTTCACGCCGCGCGGCCATGTCGCCGACGTCCCACCCACCGGAGGTGAGCGATGA
- the hemC gene encoding hydroxymethylbilane synthase, whose product MSTAPLRLGTRGSALAMAQSGHVAEALTAATGRPVELVEVVTAGDRSNAPVHRLGVGVFVSALRDALAARTIDFAVHSYKDLPTAAAPGLHIAAVPPRQDPRDALVARDGRTLAELPPGARIGTGALRRIAQLHALGLQLEVQPIRGNIDTRVARVLGPEADLDAVVLARAGLARIGRTDVITETLDPMLMLPAPAQGALAVECRIDDPDLVELLAVLDHAPSRAAVVAERALLATLEAGCSAPVAAYAELAEGDAGEEIYLRGAVISPDGTRDLRLSRTGTPADAAEIGKALAAELLDLGADSILGQNGHTGPGTQQFGSTE is encoded by the coding sequence ATGAGCACCGCCCCCCTGCGCCTCGGCACCCGCGGCAGCGCCCTGGCGATGGCCCAGTCCGGGCACGTCGCCGAGGCACTGACCGCTGCCACCGGCCGCCCGGTGGAACTGGTCGAGGTGGTGACCGCCGGCGACCGGTCCAACGCCCCGGTGCACCGGCTCGGCGTCGGGGTGTTCGTGTCGGCGCTGCGTGACGCCCTCGCTGCCCGCACCATCGACTTCGCGGTCCACTCGTACAAGGACCTGCCCACCGCGGCGGCGCCCGGCCTGCACATCGCGGCCGTCCCGCCCCGGCAGGACCCGCGTGACGCGCTCGTCGCCCGGGACGGCCGTACGCTCGCCGAGCTGCCGCCCGGCGCGCGGATCGGCACCGGCGCCCTGCGCCGGATCGCCCAGCTGCACGCCCTCGGGCTGCAACTGGAGGTCCAGCCGATCCGGGGCAACATCGACACCCGCGTGGCGCGGGTGCTCGGCCCCGAGGCCGACCTGGACGCCGTCGTCCTGGCCCGGGCGGGGCTGGCCCGGATCGGCCGCACCGATGTGATCACCGAGACGCTCGACCCGATGCTGATGCTGCCCGCGCCCGCCCAGGGGGCGCTGGCCGTGGAGTGCCGGATCGACGATCCGGACCTGGTGGAGCTGCTCGCCGTGCTCGACCACGCACCGTCCCGCGCCGCCGTCGTCGCGGAGCGGGCGCTGCTCGCCACCCTGGAGGCCGGGTGCAGCGCACCGGTCGCCGCCTACGCCGAGCTCGCCGAGGGCGACGCCGGTGAAGAGATCTACCTGCGCGGGGCGGTGATCAGCCCGGACGGCACCCGTGACCTCCGGCTGTCCCGCACCGGAACGCCCGCCGACGCGGCGGAGATCGGCAAGGCACTCGCCGCCGAACTCCTCGACCTCGGCGCCGACTCGATCCTCGGCCAGAACGGACACACCGGCCCGGGGACCCAGCAATTTGGGAGCACAGAATGA
- a CDS encoding uroporphyrinogen-III synthase — MTRTRKPVGRIAFVGAGPGDPGLLTRRAHDALVDADQVVYDRGVPESLLDVVRAEAKEDAQFTPAEGAPGDVAKVLISAARSGLNAVHLVAGDPFGHESVVKEVQAVARTAAHFEVVPGVGQAEGVATYAGVPLPGVRTVADAEDVTLLDFDALAAAVSRGSLALAVDAGDLAAVRDGLLAAGVDGATAVGVTGDGTGETQYTTTSTVDSFVAAALGFTGRVVLTVGDGVGQRDKLSWWENRPLYGWKVLVPRTKEQAGAMSARLRAYGAIPCEVPTIAVEPPRTPAQMERAVKGLVDGRYAWVIFTSVNAVRAVWEKFAEHGLDARHFGGVKIACIGEATADAVRAFGIQPELIPSGEQSSEGLLAEFSPHDEVLDPVGRVLLPRADIATETLAAGLTERGWEVDDVTAYRTVRAAPPPAEIRDAIKSGGFDAVLFTSSSTVRNLVGIAGKPHARTVVAVIGPKTAETATEFGLRVDVQPQHASVPDLVEALAAYAVELREKLAAMPAKQRRGSKVQGPTALRFR; from the coding sequence ATGACCCGCACCCGTAAGCCCGTAGGCCGTATCGCGTTCGTCGGGGCCGGTCCCGGCGACCCGGGCCTGCTGACCCGCCGGGCGCACGACGCCCTGGTCGACGCCGACCAGGTGGTGTACGACCGGGGAGTCCCCGAGTCGCTGCTCGACGTCGTCCGCGCGGAGGCGAAGGAGGACGCCCAGTTCACTCCGGCCGAGGGCGCGCCGGGTGACGTGGCGAAGGTGCTGATCTCGGCGGCCCGTTCCGGGCTGAACGCGGTGCACCTGGTCGCCGGGGACCCGTTCGGCCACGAGTCGGTGGTCAAGGAGGTGCAGGCGGTCGCGCGTACCGCCGCGCACTTCGAGGTCGTCCCGGGTGTCGGGCAGGCCGAGGGGGTGGCCACCTACGCGGGCGTGCCGCTGCCGGGCGTCCGCACGGTGGCCGACGCGGAAGACGTCACCCTGCTGGACTTCGACGCGCTGGCCGCAGCCGTCTCCCGCGGCTCGCTGGCGCTCGCGGTGGACGCGGGCGACCTCGCCGCGGTCCGGGACGGGCTGCTCGCCGCCGGTGTCGACGGGGCCACGGCCGTCGGTGTGACCGGCGACGGCACCGGCGAGACGCAGTACACCACCACGTCGACCGTGGACTCCTTCGTCGCGGCGGCGCTCGGCTTCACCGGCCGGGTGGTGCTCACCGTCGGCGACGGCGTCGGCCAGCGGGACAAGCTCAGCTGGTGGGAGAACCGCCCGCTGTACGGCTGGAAGGTGCTCGTCCCCCGGACCAAGGAGCAGGCCGGTGCGATGAGCGCGCGGCTGCGGGCGTACGGCGCCATCCCGTGCGAGGTGCCGACCATCGCCGTCGAGCCGCCGCGCACCCCCGCCCAGATGGAGCGCGCGGTCAAGGGCCTGGTCGACGGCCGGTACGCCTGGGTGATCTTCACCTCGGTGAACGCGGTCCGCGCGGTGTGGGAGAAGTTCGCCGAGCACGGTCTCGACGCCCGGCACTTCGGTGGCGTCAAGATCGCCTGCATCGGTGAGGCGACCGCCGACGCCGTCCGCGCGTTCGGCATCCAGCCGGAGCTGATCCCGTCCGGGGAGCAGTCCTCGGAGGGCCTGCTGGCCGAGTTCTCGCCGCACGACGAGGTGCTCGACCCGGTCGGCCGGGTGCTGCTGCCGCGCGCCGACATCGCCACCGAGACGCTCGCCGCCGGGCTCACCGAGCGCGGCTGGGAGGTCGACGACGTGACCGCGTACCGGACGGTCCGGGCGGCGCCCCCGCCGGCCGAGATCCGCGACGCCATCAAGTCCGGTGGGTTCGACGCCGTGCTCTTCACGTCGTCGTCCACGGTCCGGAACCTGGTCGGCATCGCCGGGAAGCCGCACGCGCGTACCGTTGTTGCTGTCATCGGGCCCAAGACGGCGGAGACCGCCACGGAGTTCGGCCTGCGGGTCGACGTGCAGCCTCAGCACGCCTCGGTGCCCGACCTGGTGGAGGCGCTGGCCGCCTACGCCGTCGAGCTGCGTGAGAAGCTCGCCGCCATGCCGGCGAAGCAGCGGCGCGGTTCGAAGGTGCAGGGGCCGACCGCCCTGAGGTTCCGCTGA